The Apium graveolens cultivar Ventura chromosome 6, ASM990537v1, whole genome shotgun sequence genome contains a region encoding:
- the LOC141665624 gene encoding uncharacterized protein LOC141665624 — MAYGTEALVPVEVGLESYQTETYNVETNSFGLKANVDLLEEEREAAHQRNMRYLLQAAQHYDSNMKKRAFRVGDLVLRELAESMPAKQGKLQPNWEGPYKVTEVVRPGTYKLETLSGESIKNTWHASRLQKFYQ; from the coding sequence ATGGCTTATGGCACCGAGGCCTTAGTTCCTGTCGAAGTGGGCTTAGAATCATACCAAACCGAGACCTACAATGTGGAAACTAATAGCTTCGGGTTGAAGGCAAACGTAGACCTGCTGGAGGAAGAAAGAGAAGCCGCCCATCAAAGGAACATGAGGTATTTACTGCAAGCGGCACAACACTATGACTCCAATATGAAGAAAAGGGCCTTCAGAGTAGGAGACCTAGTATTAAGGGAGTTGGCCGAATCTATGCCGGCCAAGCAAGGAAAGCTCCAGCCGAACTGGGAAGGGCCTTACAAAGTGACCGAAGTCGTTCGCCCTGGAACCTACAAGCTCGAAACGCTGTCAGGCGAATCAATTAAAAATACTTGGCATGCCAGTCGCCTTCAGAAATTTTATCAGTAA